The sequence AATCAATTAACGTGCTTTTGAGCCAATTTTTGCAGATCTTTTGGTGAGACACAACGGCGTTCAGAACAATAAGCCATCAAGCTTACCCCATTAAGCATTTGAATGGTACTAACTCTAACCCGAAAGTCATCGGTTAAAAACCAGCAGCGTTCTTGCCCTTGGTTATTATCATAGTCGGTGTTAATCGTTAAAATACCGTCTTCGCCAAACCAATAGCGACTGATTACAGGTAGACCATCAACATAACCCTTGTCGCGAATTAACTTGCCACTGCGTCCTGTCTCGTCATCGGGAACATCAATTAAAATAGCAGCGTAGTTAGGATTAGGCTCTTTTTCTTCTAAATTATCTTGCCAGCTAAAACTACCGCCTCCTTTGGCCTTTATGGGGTCGATTCTCTGTAGGTCACATACCTGCTTAACTTTAGGATCGTCAGGCTCAACAACTTTGACAATTAAATTAGACTCTCCTGATTCATCGGCTACTACGTCAAAGTGATGCACGCTTCTTTCGGTGTACCACTTGCCCTCACTTTTACGGAAAAACTCCATCATGGTCATGGGAACAGTTAAACGCATAAAATTACTCCTAAAAAAACTTATTACTTAATTTATCTGAAAATTAGTTTAGTACTAAAACCAGTACAGATGACAATCAATGTAACAATAACAGTACAATCAAAATCTTAAAACTGACAGCGATCGCTGATTTCCAAGTTATCATGGCAATTAAAAGATCTTCTGAATCTCAAGAAATTCCTTCTAAGCAGTCTCGCCAACCAAAACAGATAAAGAGGCAAGATCCTGACATCAATCTAATGTCTCCTCAGGCAAACACCCAGGAAATAGAACCCAACGAAGAAAAAATTCGTCCCCAGAAACTAGCGGACTATATTGGACAGAAAGATCTCAAGGGAATTTTGAATATTGCGATCGCTGCTGCTAAAGGCAGACAAGATCCTTTAGATCATTTACTGCTTTATGGGCCTCCAGGTTTGGGTAAAACTACCATGTCTCTAATCCTGGCAGCAGAAATGGGCGTAGACTGCAAAATTACTTCAGCACCCGCGCTAGAGCGACCTAGAGATATTACAGGACTTTTAGTAGGTCTTAAACCAGGAGACATTATCTTTATTGACGAGATTCACCGTTTAAATCGGATGACGGAAGAATTACTTTATCCGGCAATGGAAGATTTTCGTTTGGATGTAACTATTGGTAAAGGTCAAACTGCCAAAACTCGTAGTATTCCTTTACCTCCTTTTACTTTGGTAGGTGCAACTACTAAAGCAGGTTCTCTTTCTTCGCCGTTGCGCGATCGCTTTGGGATTATTCAAAGACTGCGTTTTTATGAACTAGACGAACTAACTTTGATCGTTAAACGGACTGCGGAAATTATCAACATTACTATTACTGAAGAGGGTGCAATAGAAATCGCCCGTCGTTCTCGTGGAACTCCCCGTATTGCTAATCGGTTACTAAGAAGAGTTCGAGATTATGTGCAGGTACAAAAGGCGAAAACTATCACTTCTGAACTGGCAGCTACGGCGATGAATCTGTTTGATGTAGATACTCATGGCTTAGACTGGACAGATCGCTTAGTATTAAACACGATTATCGAACAGTTTAATGGTGGTCCTGTCGGATTAGAAGCGATCGCCGCCGCGACAGGAGAAGACCGCAAAACTATTGAAGAAGTATATGAGCCATATCTATTACAAAATGGCTATCTTAGCCGTACTCATCGAGGCAGAATGGTTACAGCCAAAGCCTGTCAGCATTTGGGTTACGCAGCCAACGAACCTACTCAAACCGAGCTATTTTAAATTGTTGAGCGTACTGTTATTAACTAATTAGGATAATTGGGCGAACGGAAGCTGGATTTAGCTGCCGTAATAAAAAGCAATTTCGCGCTCTTTTAACGGCGGAAATTCTGCCTCTAGCAACATTTGATTTAATTCATCTTGAGCTTGATGTTTAGCACCAATACGGACAATACGTGACCTCATAGTGTTAGTAACTCCGCTGCGCTGTCTCCCCGCCTCAAAACCCATTACCTTGTTATACAGATCCAGTTTATTAGCTGGAATAGGCGAACCGTCTAAATCTAATCCTTGGGCGATCGCTTTATCTACCGCATCTGCACCTTTTGTATCTGCCTTTGTATCTGCCATGTTGCTATTTTTTTTAAGTTGAGTGCATTTTATCAGAGTTTAAGTCGATATAGGGCGAGGATTAGGGTTAACCGTATTGCAGGTAGCAGAAGGCGACTTTTAAACTGCTTCGATTGCTGACTATAATTAATTCAGACAATGAATTTGTTTACAAATCGAAGCAGAAGCTTACATAAAATATATTAATAAATATAATAATAAAGAGTTATTAGAGCGAGCGATTCTCTGACTAATTATTCTAAAATTATAATTAATTAGTAATTTTAGGCACCATCACTGCCTGACAGTTTGAGTTAAACATAGGAAACAGTTAAGGAAGGATTGCCATAGTGATTCAAAACCTAGAACAACACTATAAAGTCTTGGGATTAGAACCAGGCGCATCTATCGAAGAAGTTAATCAAGCATATAAAGACTTGGTGTTTATTTGGCATCCTGACC is a genomic window of Coleofasciculaceae cyanobacterium containing:
- a CDS encoding phycobiliprotein lyase, encoding MRLTVPMTMMEFFRKSEGKWYTERSVHHFDVVADESGESNLIVKVVEPDDPKVKQVCDLQRIDPIKAKGGGSFSWQDNLEEKEPNPNYAAILIDVPDDETGRSGKLIRDKGYVDGLPVISRYWFGEDGILTINTDYDNNQGQERCWFLTDDFRVRVSTIQMLNGVSLMAYCSERRCVSPKDLQKLAQKHVN
- the ruvB gene encoding Holliday junction branch migration DNA helicase RuvB, producing MAIKRSSESQEIPSKQSRQPKQIKRQDPDINLMSPQANTQEIEPNEEKIRPQKLADYIGQKDLKGILNIAIAAAKGRQDPLDHLLLYGPPGLGKTTMSLILAAEMGVDCKITSAPALERPRDITGLLVGLKPGDIIFIDEIHRLNRMTEELLYPAMEDFRLDVTIGKGQTAKTRSIPLPPFTLVGATTKAGSLSSPLRDRFGIIQRLRFYELDELTLIVKRTAEIINITITEEGAIEIARRSRGTPRIANRLLRRVRDYVQVQKAKTITSELAATAMNLFDVDTHGLDWTDRLVLNTIIEQFNGGPVGLEAIAAATGEDRKTIEEVYEPYLLQNGYLSRTHRGRMVTAKACQHLGYAANEPTQTELF
- a CDS encoding DUF4090 family protein, with translation MADTKADTKGADAVDKAIAQGLDLDGSPIPANKLDLYNKVMGFEAGRQRSGVTNTMRSRIVRIGAKHQAQDELNQMLLEAEFPPLKEREIAFYYGS